The DNA sequence TTCATGCCTTGGCGCACCATTCCACGCGGCTTTCGGCTGATGTGGCAGGGGCGCAAGAACGAGCCCGGCGCCGAGGGTGAAATCAGCCCGTTCCAGGCGCTGATGACCTGCCTGGCGGCCACCGTCGGTACCGGCAACATCGCTGGCGTGGCGACCGCCATCTTCCTCGGCGGGCCGGGTGCGCTGTTCTGGATGTGGTGCACCGCGCTGGTGGGCATGGCGACCAAGTACTGCGAGGTTGTACTGGCCGTGCATTACCGCGAGAAGGACGACCGCGGCGAGCACGTTGGCGGCCCGATGTATGCGATCAAGAACGGCCTGGGCAAGAAGTGGCTGTGGCTCGGCGGCGCCTTCGCCATCTTCGGCGGCCTGGCCGGTTTCGGCATTGGCAACATGGTGCAGGTCAACAGCATGGCCCATGCCATGGAGACGACCTTCGGCGTACCGATGTGGATCACTGGCGTGGTCTCGATGGCCATCGTCGGCATGGTGATCCTCGGCGGCATCAAGCGCATCGGCAAGGTCGCCGCGTCGCTGGTGCCGTTCATGTGCGTGGCCTACATCATCGCCGCGCTGGTGGTGTTGGCGGTCAACTTCGAAGCCATTCCTGGCGCGTTCGCGCTGATCTTCGAATCCGCCTTCAACCCGGTCGCAGCAACCGGCGGCTTTGCCGGCGCGGCGGTGATTGCGGCGATTCGTTTCGGCGTGGCACGCGGCATCTTTTCCAACGAAGCAGGCCTCGGCACTGCCGGCATCGCCCAGGCCGCAGGCACCAGCAAATGCCCGGTTCGCTCCGGCCTGATCGGCATGTTGGGCACGTTCATCGACACCATCATCATCTGCTCGATGACCGGCCTGGCGATCATCTGCTCCGGCGTCTGGACCAGCGGCGAGAGCGGCGCGGCATTGTCGGCGGCCGCCTTCGAATCGGCGATGCCCGGTTTCGGCGGCGCCATCCTGACCATTGCGTTGGTGGTCTTTGCCTTCACCACCATTCTCGGCTGGAGCTACTTCGGCGAAAAATGCTGGGAGTTCCTGGTGGGCACCAAGGCCGTCTGGCCTTTCCGGGTGGTCTGGGTGCTGGCGGTTCCCTTCGGCGCGGTGGCGCAGCTGGACTTCGCCTGGCTGGTCGCTGACACCCTCAACGGCCTGATGGCGATTCCCAACCTGATCTCCTTGCTGCTGCTGAGCCCGGTGGTGGTCAAGCTGACCAACGCCTACTTCGCCGAACGCAAAACCCAGGAAGCGCTCGCCAGCGTTCCCCAGTGAATCAGCGTCTAAGCTGATAACAGCCCCAGGTACCTTTTGGTCCCTGGGGCTGTCGTTCTTCTAGCCGAGCATTCTTCATGTCCCTGAGTACCTTTGATCTGTTCAAGATCGGCATCGGTCCCTCCAGCTCACACACCGTCGGCCCCATGAGCGCGGCGGCACGGTTCGCCGCGGGCCTGAAGCAGGACGGCCTGCTGGATGCGACCGAGCGCGTGCGGGTCGAGCTGTATGGCTCGCTCGGCGCAACCGGCAAAGGCCACGGCAGCGACAAAGCAGTGATCCTAGGCCTCGAAGGCGAGCAGCCGGAACAGGTCGACACCACCCGCATCCCGGAACGTCTGGCGGCGATTCGCAAAAACGGCGCCCTGCGGCTGCTGGGTGAAAAGCCAATCCGCTTCGTCGAGAAGGACCATTTGGCGATGATTCGCAAGCCGTTGGATTTTCACCCCAACGGCATGGTGTTTCGCGCCTTCGACGCCGCCGGCCTGCAGATCCGCAGCCGCGAGTATTACTCGGTGGGCGGCGGTTTCGTGGTCGACGAAGAGGCGGCCGGCACCGACCGCATCGTCGAAGACCGCACGCCTCTGCCCTACCCCTTCCGCACCGCCCGTGAGTTGCTGGCACTGTGCGACCAACACGGCCTGTCGATCAGCCAACTGATGCTGGCCAACGAAGCAGCCTGGCGCCCGGAAGCGGAAACCCGCGCACGGCTGCTGCAGATATGGCAGATCATGCAGGACTGCGTGAGCGCCGGCTGCCGCACCGAAGGCATCCTGCCCGGCGGGCTCAAGGTCGAGCGCCGCGCCGCCCGGTTGTATCGCCAGCTCAGCGAAAACCCAGAAGCCAACCTGCGCGACAGCCTCAACGTGCTCGACTGGGTCGATCTGTACGCCCTGGCCGTCAACGAGGAAAACGCTGCCGGCGGCCGGGTGGTGACCGCACCGACCAATGGCGCCGCCGGAATCATCCCGGCGCTGCTGCACTATTACGTGCGCTTCGTGCCCGGCGCCGACGAAGACGGCGTGGTGCGTTTTCTGCTCACGGCGGCGGCCATCGGCATTCTCTACAAGGAGAACGCCTCGATCTCAGGTGCCGAAGTGGGTTGCCAGGGTGAAGTGGGCGTCGCCTGCTCAATGGGCGCCGGCGCGCTGTGCGAAGTGCTCGGCGGCACGCCGCAGCAGGTGGAAAACGCCGCTGAAATAGGCATGGAACACAACCTCGGCCTGACTTGCGACCCGGTCGGCGGACTGGTGCAAGTGCCCTGCATCGAGCGCAATGCCATGGGCTCGGTGAAGGCCATCAACGCCGCCCGCATGGCCCTGCGCGGCGACGGCAGCCACTTCATCTCACTGGACAAGGTCATCCGCACCATGCGCCAGACCGGCGCCGACATGAAGAGCAAGTACAAGGAAACCGCGCGCGGCGGGCTGGCCGTCAACATCATCGAATGTTGAAGCGATAGAAGCGCTTGGGGCATTCCAGCCTACGGAAAGCGATTCGCCGACCCGCCATGTCCCGTCAACGGAGGCTGGATTAGCCGAAGGCGTAATCCGAGGTTCCGAAGGCGTAATCCATAGATTGCAATAAGTGACTTTCCCCCCTGCCGGCTGCCCGCAGAAGAAATCGCCGTGGCGAAGCTTTATCATCCTGCGGTTCGTGGCGAAAAGGGACATATTTCGCCGCACCACTGTCCTTAACACAGGCGCCCCTGCCGTCAATGGATCGTCACACAGAGGAACCGATGAGTAACCCCAATGAACCATCGACCCCGAAGAACCTGAGCGTGGCTCGCAGCACCCTGGATTTTCCCGTGGTCGGTATCGGTGCCTCAGCTGGTGGCCTCAAGGCTCTCATGAGCCTGTTCGAACAGATGCCCAGCGACAGTGGTATGGCGTTCGTGGTGATCATGCATCTCTCGCCGACGCATGAAAGCAACGCCGACAGCATCCTGCAAAACAAGACACGCATGCCGGTGATTCAGGTGACGCAGCCGGTGCCCATCGAGCGCAACCGGATCTATGTGATCCCGCCGGCCCTCGACCTGTCGATGAATGACGGCTATCTGCGGCTGACCAAGCCCACTCGCGAACGCGGCGTGCAGGTCGCCATCGACCTGTTCTTTCGAGCGCTGGCCGATGTCCATCACACCCACGCTATCGGCATCGTATTGTCCGGCACCGGCGCGGATGGTTCGGTCGGTCTGTCCCGCATCAAGGAACAGGGCGGCGTGACCATGGCGCAGTCTCCCGACGATGCCGAATACGACTCCATGCCGCGCAGCGCCATTGAAACCGGTATGGTCGATATCGTGCTGCCGGTGCTGGAGATGCCCCAGCGGCTGATGGAATTGAGCCGCAACATGCAGACGATGGTGCCGCCGATCGAGTCCCCGGCTGCAGCCGAACAAGCCTCAACGCACACGCCGACCCAAGCAAGCGAAGCGGCCCTGCGCGACATCCTTGGCCTGCTGCGCAGCCGCACTGGCCATGATTTCCGCCACTACAAGCAAGCCACCGTGTTGCGGCGGATCGAGCGACGCCTGCAGGTCAATGCCGTCCACGACATGGCCGGTTATGCCCAACTGCTGAACGACCGGCCAGAGGAAACCCCAGCGCTGCTGGCCGACATGCTGATCGGCGTCACCAACTTCTTTCGCGACCAGGAAGCCTTCGAAGCGCTGGAGCGTGACATCATCCCGCAGCTGTTCGAGGAAAAGGCCTTGCTCGGCGAAAGCGACGCGCTGCGTATCTGGTCCGCTGCCTGCTCCACCGGCGAGGAGGCCTACTCGTTGGGCATGCTGTTTACCGAGTACGTCGAACGCAACGGCCTGCGCGCCGATGTGCAGGTCTTCGCCACCGACATCGACGACCAGGCGCTGGAAATCGCCCGCGCCAGCGTCTACCCCGAAGCGATCGTCACGGACGTGCCACCAAACCGGCTGCAGCAGTACTTCACCAAGGAACAGAACCGTTATCGCCTGCGCAAGGAGCTGCGCGAGCGGATCCTGTTCGCTCGCCACAACATCCTGCGCGACCCGCCCTTCTCGCGGCTGGATCTGATTTCGTGCCGCAACCTGCTGATCTACCTTGACCGGGACATCCAGAGCGAAGTGCTGCGCATGTTCCACTTCGCCCTCAACCCTGGCGGTTATCTGTTTCTCGGTAACTCCGAGACGGCGGACATCTGCTCGCATCTGTTCGCCCCCGTGGACAAGAAAAACCGTATTTACCGCGCCCGGGATATCGGCAACCAGCGACGCGTGCCGATGCCCTCGTTACAGAACTTTTCCACCGCCTCGCCCACTCGCGATTCCGGCGCGGCGATGGCCCGTCGCAGCAAATTCTCCTTCGCCTACGCTCATCAGCGCGCACTGGAGCAATACGCGCCGCCCAGCGTGATCGTCAATCATGAGTCGGAAATCGTCCACATGTCCGACCGTGCTGGCCGCTTCTTGCGCTACGTCAGCAGTGAACCCTCGCTCAACCTGGCGACCCTGGTGCAGCCCGAACTGCGGCTGGCACTGCGTAGCGCGCTGTATCAGGCCGTGCAAACCGGCAAGTGCATCGAGGCCAGGCGCATCAGCCTGGAGCGCGAGGGTCGCCACTTTTTTATCGATATGACGGTACGCCCGTTCCGCGACGACGAAGCTGGCGCCGACTACCTGCTGGTGCTCTTCGATGAAATCGAAGATCCCTCCGATAAGCGCGCCGCGACATCCCAAGGGGACGCCAACGACAGCGAGCTGACGCAGCTTCAAGTCGAGCTGCAACAGACCAAGGAGCAGCTGCAGCTGACCATCGAGCACTCGGAGACCTCCAACGAGGAGCTGCGCGCATCCAACGAAGAACTGCAGGCCATCAACGAAGAGCTGCGCTCGGCCAGTGAGGACCTGGAAACCAGCAAGGAGGAGTTGCAGTCGATCAATGAAGAGCTGATCACAGTCAACGCCGAGCT is a window from the Pseudomonas sp. MTM4 genome containing:
- a CDS encoding sodium:alanine symporter family protein, with product MQFLNDLVNKINALVWGPPTLVLVLGTGLFLMISLKFMPWRTIPRGFRLMWQGRKNEPGAEGEISPFQALMTCLAATVGTGNIAGVATAIFLGGPGALFWMWCTALVGMATKYCEVVLAVHYREKDDRGEHVGGPMYAIKNGLGKKWLWLGGAFAIFGGLAGFGIGNMVQVNSMAHAMETTFGVPMWITGVVSMAIVGMVILGGIKRIGKVAASLVPFMCVAYIIAALVVLAVNFEAIPGAFALIFESAFNPVAATGGFAGAAVIAAIRFGVARGIFSNEAGLGTAGIAQAAGTSKCPVRSGLIGMLGTFIDTIIICSMTGLAIICSGVWTSGESGAALSAAAFESAMPGFGGAILTIALVVFAFTTILGWSYFGEKCWEFLVGTKAVWPFRVVWVLAVPFGAVAQLDFAWLVADTLNGLMAIPNLISLLLLSPVVVKLTNAYFAERKTQEALASVPQ
- a CDS encoding L-serine ammonia-lyase, with protein sequence MSLSTFDLFKIGIGPSSSHTVGPMSAAARFAAGLKQDGLLDATERVRVELYGSLGATGKGHGSDKAVILGLEGEQPEQVDTTRIPERLAAIRKNGALRLLGEKPIRFVEKDHLAMIRKPLDFHPNGMVFRAFDAAGLQIRSREYYSVGGGFVVDEEAAGTDRIVEDRTPLPYPFRTARELLALCDQHGLSISQLMLANEAAWRPEAETRARLLQIWQIMQDCVSAGCRTEGILPGGLKVERRAARLYRQLSENPEANLRDSLNVLDWVDLYALAVNEENAAGGRVVTAPTNGAAGIIPALLHYYVRFVPGADEDGVVRFLLTAAAIGILYKENASISGAEVGCQGEVGVACSMGAGALCEVLGGTPQQVENAAEIGMEHNLGLTCDPVGGLVQVPCIERNAMGSVKAINAARMALRGDGSHFISLDKVIRTMRQTGADMKSKYKETARGGLAVNIIEC
- a CDS encoding CheR family methyltransferase is translated as MSNPNEPSTPKNLSVARSTLDFPVVGIGASAGGLKALMSLFEQMPSDSGMAFVVIMHLSPTHESNADSILQNKTRMPVIQVTQPVPIERNRIYVIPPALDLSMNDGYLRLTKPTRERGVQVAIDLFFRALADVHHTHAIGIVLSGTGADGSVGLSRIKEQGGVTMAQSPDDAEYDSMPRSAIETGMVDIVLPVLEMPQRLMELSRNMQTMVPPIESPAAAEQASTHTPTQASEAALRDILGLLRSRTGHDFRHYKQATVLRRIERRLQVNAVHDMAGYAQLLNDRPEETPALLADMLIGVTNFFRDQEAFEALERDIIPQLFEEKALLGESDALRIWSAACSTGEEAYSLGMLFTEYVERNGLRADVQVFATDIDDQALEIARASVYPEAIVTDVPPNRLQQYFTKEQNRYRLRKELRERILFARHNILRDPPFSRLDLISCRNLLIYLDRDIQSEVLRMFHFALNPGGYLFLGNSETADICSHLFAPVDKKNRIYRARDIGNQRRVPMPSLQNFSTASPTRDSGAAMARRSKFSFAYAHQRALEQYAPPSVIVNHESEIVHMSDRAGRFLRYVSSEPSLNLATLVQPELRLALRSALYQAVQTGKCIEARRISLEREGRHFFIDMTVRPFRDDEAGADYLLVLFDEIEDPSDKRAATSQGDANDSELTQLQVELQQTKEQLQLTIEHSETSNEELRASNEELQAINEELRSASEDLETSKEELQSINEELITVNAELKSKVDETSKINDDLQNLISSTDIATLFVDRHMRIKWFTPRAQDIFNVIGSDAGRSLLDITHRLDYPTLYSDASEAFGELQLVEREVRSHEDKWYMARFLPYRTTDDRIQGAVLTFIDITARRNAEERVRAGEAHMKLLSQSMSGYAIITTDLQGKMTAWNRGAESIFGYGEQEVIGQCIDLIYTAADREVGIPETERKRALEQGQATDERWHLRKDGSQFFCSGLVNPLVDSAGNMMGFAKIGRDLTEQQRINSLRASELESIQAASLQKDEFFAVLSHELKHPLNLIQLNTDLIARSQVVKNASSLSKATQSIQSAVRSQSRIIDDLMDVSRIRTGKLKLNFITLHYQDLLRGIESVFLPLVEGERVAFDTFKSEEPLYIHADPTRLEQIIWNLLNNAWKFTKGGDRICLELHREGDQARLDVIDTGVGIAEEFLPKVFDMFGQADMQHAQRSKHGLGIGLALVKQLVEAHNGRIEAHSEGIGRGARFSVWLPVHLQTEMALGELTGAGEAGGLASIRILLVDDSPDILDTMRELLESEGANVTTADGGDQGIELAEATRFDIIISDIGMPGIDGHKMMNEIRHGDTNATTPSIALTGYGTLRDVEKAKAAGFTQHLRKPIDLQALIDAVTQAVH